From the genome of Oscillatoria sp. FACHB-1407, one region includes:
- a CDS encoding phosphodiester glycosidase family protein, with protein MPVSKSSSTPNKLGRRSFLFLSGAALVTGLSSFTPPALAQSVYLRRSVVAGVPLYQTVIDLSDPHTFLAIGLANNPNLGNPYGTNGDESFGQMVARYHAAFVTSGTFFSLDAERRIMGNLVSGGEFLRYSPNENYGTTLGIRAGNRPELITARVDGRPSWHQHWFSITGGPRLLRNGRVWLAPRTEGFRDPRIFGVAARSAIGFPASGKKLILVTFLRELSLSQEARVMRAIGCSEAMNLDGGSSSALAYQGRILMQPGRELTNVIVAYDARHPAPRFLRDSWFRFQAGDRPG; from the coding sequence ATGCCTGTCTCTAAATCCTCTTCTACGCCCAACAAGTTGGGGCGGCGGTCTTTCCTGTTTTTAAGTGGGGCGGCGTTGGTTACAGGGCTATCCTCCTTTACACCACCCGCGCTCGCCCAGTCAGTCTATCTCCGGCGCAGCGTCGTTGCAGGAGTGCCGCTATATCAAACTGTGATTGATTTATCTGACCCTCACACCTTTTTGGCGATCGGACTTGCCAACAATCCCAACCTGGGCAACCCCTACGGAACAAATGGCGACGAATCCTTTGGGCAAATGGTGGCACGTTATCATGCTGCCTTTGTCACCAGTGGCACGTTTTTTAGTCTAGATGCCGAACGGCGCATCATGGGCAATTTGGTGTCAGGGGGCGAGTTTTTGCGGTACAGCCCCAACGAAAACTATGGAACAACGCTGGGAATTCGCGCTGGCAATCGCCCCGAACTGATCACAGCCCGGGTAGATGGCAGACCCAGTTGGCATCAGCATTGGTTTTCCATTACCGGAGGTCCACGCTTATTGCGCAATGGGCGCGTCTGGTTGGCTCCTCGCACCGAGGGGTTTCGCGATCCGCGAATTTTTGGAGTGGCAGCCCGTTCGGCGATCGGCTTTCCGGCCAGTGGCAAAAAGCTGATTTTGGTGACATTCCTGCGAGAGCTATCTCTCTCTCAAGAAGCTCGTGTCATGCGGGCGATCGGTTGTAGCGAAGCGATGAACTTAGACGGTGGCTCGTCCTCTGCCCTGGCGTATCAAGGCAGAATTCTCATGCAACCCGGACGAGAACTGACTAACGTGATCGTGGCATATGACGCACGACATCCCGCCCCCCGATTTTTGCGCGACTCCTGGTTTCGTTTTCAGGCAGGTGATCGACCAGGATAG